CGCATGCGCGTGGCGCTCGCCGCAACGCTGTTCTCGGCGCCCGATCTGTTGCTGCTCGACGAACCCACCAACTATCTCGATCTCGAAGGCACGCTCTGGCTGGAAGATCATCTGGCGAACTATCCGCGCACGGTCATCGTCATCAGCCATGATCGCGACCTGCTCGATACCTCCGTCGACCAGATCCTGCATCTCGATCGCGGCAAGCTGACCCTCTACAAGGGAACCTATTCCTCGTTCGAGGAACAGCGTGCCACCCGCGAGATGCTGGATGCCAAGCACGCCAAGCGCCAGGCCGACGAGCGCAAGCGACTGCAGGCCTTCGTCGACCGCTTCAAGGCCAAGGCCTCCAAGGCCCGCCAGGCGCAGTCGCGCGTCAAGATGCTGGAACGGATGAAGCCGGTCACCGCGCTGGTCACGCAGGACGTGCGCGAGATTTCATTTCCGGCGCCGGAAAAAATGCTGTCGCCGCCGATCATCGCGGTCGATGAGGTCTCGGTCGGCTACGATCCGAAGAAGCCCGTGCTCAACCGCGTCACGTTGCGTATCGACACCGATGACCGCATCGCCCTGCTCGGCTCCAACGGCAACGGCAAGTCGACGCTGGTCAAGCTTCTGGCCAACAAGCTGCCGCCGTTCTCCGGCCGGGTCACGCGCGCGGAAAAATTGTCGGTCGGCTATTTCGCGCAGCATCAGGTCGACGAGCTCAATCTGGACGGCTCGCCCTACGATCACGTCCGCAAGCTGATGCCCGACACGCCCGAGAGCAAGGTGCGCGCGCGCGTCGGCGCGATCGGTTTCTCCGGCAAGGCCGGCGATACCCTGGTCAGGAGCCTTTCCGGCGGCGAGAAAGCGCGGCTGCTGCTCGGCCTCGCCACATTCGCAGCGCCCAACATGATCATCCTCGACGAGCCAACCAACCATCTCGATATCGACAGTCGCGCAGCGTTGGCCGAAGCGATCAATGATTATCCGGGCGCCGTCATCATGGTCTCGCACGACCGCTATCTGATCGAAGCCTGCGCCGATCAATTGTGGGTCGTCGCCGATCAGAAAGTTACGACCTATGACGGCGACCTCGACGATTACCGGCGCATGGTCCTGTCGGCGCGCGGCATGCGCACGAACTCGCGCGACCGCGGCAATGAGCGCGACAACGCGAAGGAAACGACGAAGCCGGAACGCGGAAAAAGCGAAAAGCGGACGCCGCTAAAGCAGAAGATCGCCGAGGCCGAGGCCGAGATCGAACGCATCAACGGCATCATCGCCAAGATCGACGCCGCGTTGGCGCTGCCGGATCTGTTCAGTCGCGATCCCAAGCAGGCCGCCCAGCTCAGCAAGGCGCGCGCCGGCGCCGCAAGCGCGTTGCAACGCGCCGAAGAAGCCTGGCTCGAGGCGAGTTCGCAATACGACCAGGCGGCGGGATAACGGGTCTGCGAGCTTCGGGTACGACGAAGCTTACGTCGCCGCGGGTTTCTTCTTGGTCTTCGGCTTGGCGGCCTTGGGCTGCACCACCGGCTCGGCGCCGCGTTCGATCGAGGTCAGGCGTCCCGCGGTAAAGGTGTAAATGCCGGCGCGCTGGCCGTGCGAGTAGTTGACGACGGCCACACGATCGCCGCGCGCGTTATTTGAAAGATTGACGCTGTCGGGCGCGCCAATGCCGCGCACCACGTCGCATTCGGTGTGGCCGAGTGCTACCGTTCCGGTCGTCGAAGGCGGCGGCGGACTGCCTGCCGCACCGTCAGCAAGCGCATTGGCGTCCGTGCCGGGGCCTGCCATTCCCGGACATGCACCATCGGCACTGACCAACTCATCCGGCGTCACCGCCTTGTTCGGAGACAGCGGCGGGGTTTCGATCGAAACGTTGCGGATGAACACCCGGCCGGAACGCGAGAACCAGTCGGCATCCTTGCTCAGCCAATCGGGCGTACCCGAGCAGCCCGCGAGCACCGGCCCGAGCAACATCAACGTCAGCAATGGTTTTCGACCGATGGTTCCGTCTCGCACGCTAGACCCTGGCTCCCGCCCTACCGTAACCCTGTACTGTAACTATTTGTCCCAACACCACTTTGCGGCACGACCGTGGCTGCCCGCAAGGTCCAGGGCAGAAACCGCAGATTATCATTAATTGCCAGATATCGCTATTGCCGCCGCTGCCACCGGCCGCGGTCGTCGGTCTGCCAGTAGGTCACCTCAAATCCCCGCGCCTTGCAATCGGTCCAGGCACCGCGGGCCGCGCTCAGCGCCTCGGTGTCGTCGCCGTTGAAAACCAGCACCACCCGCTCGTAGCTGTCGGCGTCCGCCGGCAGCGCCGCATTGTCGATCAGGAACCTGACATTGGCGCGGTTCGGATTGCCCTCCTCGATCGAGAGGATGACGGGATGATCCTGCGCGTCGCCGGCGCGCCAGGTGGCGTGCGGCAGGAACGAATCGTCGCTGTAGGTCCACAAGTGGGCGTCGAGCGCCTCGGTGCGCTCCTGCGAGGTCGATTGCACGACCACGCGCCAGCCGCGCTCGAGCGATTTTTCCAGCAAGGGCGGCAGCACGCTTTCAAGCGACATGTTCTGCAGATGGTAGAACAGGACTTCCGTCATCCGACCTCAACCAGATTTATCACGCTGTTGCTCAAGCTGTTGCGCCAGAGCCTTATCGACTCTGATTGAATCAGAACCGGGCTCTGCTCTTTTGTTTTGACGCGTTTTCTTTACGAGAACCGGTGTCCACTTCGCTCGAAAACGCTATGGTTATTTTTTGGCTTCGTAATATTCCGAAACCAGCCGATCCAGCAGGCGAACGCCGTAGCCCGAACCCCAGCTGTGATTGATTTCGGTTTTCGGCGCGCCCATCGCGGTCCCGGCAATGTCGAGATGGGCCCACGGCGTGTTGTCGACGAACCGCTGCAGGAACTGCGCGGCGGTAATCGAACCGCCATTGCGCACGCCGGCGTTCTTCACGTCGGCGAATTGCGAGTCGATCATCTTATCGTAATCGGGACCGAGCGGCATGCGCCAGACCCGTTCGTCGGTATCGAGGCCGATTTTGGTCAGCCGCTCCGCCAGTTCGTCATTGTTGGAAAACAGCCCGGCATGCTGGGTGCCGAGTGCGACCAAGATGGCCCCGGTAAGCGTCGCGAGATCGATCATGAACTTGGGTTTGAACTTTTTCGCCACGTACCAGAGCACGTCCGCCAGCACCAGGCGGCCCTCGGCGTCGGTGTTGATGATCTCGATCGTCTGCCCCGACATCGAGGTGACGATGTCGCCCGGCCGCTGGGCGTTGCCGTCGGGCATGTTCTCGACCAGGCCGATTGCGCCGACCGCGTTGACCTTGGCTTTGCGCGCGGCCAGCGCGTGCATCAGCCCGACCACGCAGGCCGCTCCGCCCATGTCGCCCTTCATATCTTCCATGCCGGCGGCGCCCTTGATGGAAATGCCGCCGGTATCGAAGCAGACGCCCTTGCCGACGAACGCGACCGGCTGATCGCCCTTCTTGCCGCCGTTCCAGCGCATGATCACCATGCGGCCGGGCTGCGTGGAGCCCTGGGCCACGCCGAGCAAGGCGCCCATGCCGAGTTTGGTCATCGCCTTGACGTCGAGCACCTCGATATCGACGCCGAGCTTCTTGAGCTGGCTGGCGCGGCGCGCGAATTCGATCGGATAAAGCACGTTCGGCGGTTCGTTGACGAGTTCGCGCGCGATGATCACGCCGTCGACGACATGCGACGCCGGCGCAAAGGCCTTCCGCGCGCCGGCGACATCGCCGACGGCAATCGAAATGTCGGCGCGCAAAACCCCGTTCTCGTCTTTCTTCTTGGTCTTGTAGCGATCGAATTTATAGGCGCGCAGCCGGATACCCGACGCGATCGCCGCCGCGGCATCGGCGTCCATCGCGCCGTCAGGCAATTCGGCGATGACGGTGACGGCCTCGCTGGCGGCGTTGAGCTTGCCGACCGTCACGCCACCGAATTTGAGAAAGTCCTTTGCCTTGATGTCGGCCGGCTTGCCGGTGCCGACGACGATCAGGCGATCTGCCTTGATTCCCTCCGGCGCCGGGATGTCGAGTGTCGACGCGCTCTTGCCCTTGAACTGGTTGGCCGCCGCCGCGCGCTTGACAGTATTGGCCGCCGATCCAAGCGCCTTCCGCGTTGCCGGCCCGAATTTCAGCGCGTCATCGCAAAACACCACGAGAACACCGCGCGACGCTGCGGAAAACGGAACAAAGCCGACCTTGACGGCGTCGGACATGGGCAAATCCTCCAAAATTCAGGGCTGTGTGCAGAGCAGGGAATCGCCCCGGGCGCGGCCCGGGTCAAATTGAACACTCGTATCGGCAACGGCCCAAAATCGCTTCGAGACCGCAGGTTTCCGGCACTATGGCCTGTGAGGCGGCACACTGCCAAGCGCCGGCGTGGCCGGAAGGCCACATCAAGTGAATTATTAACCATATCCTAAGGGTGCCACGGCCCGGCCATTTTGTTGACGGATCAAAGGGATGGTAGTGAGAAGCTAGACGACTGGACGGCGGGCGGCGCGACCAAGGGGACCCCTCAAAGAGGGGTTGGTCGGAAGCCGCTCTTTGGGCGCGCAAGGTGGGACCGTACGGTAGCGATGGGGTCGATCGACAAGTACATTTTCCGCACGACGCTTGCGTCGTTTGCGCTGGTTCTGGTCAGCCTCACCGGCGTGATCTGGATTACGCAGGCGTTGCGCGGCATCGACCTGATGACCAGCCAGGGCCAGACCATCATTACCTTTCTCGGCATCACCAGCCTGGTGATCCCGGCGCTGGTGCTGATCATCGCGCCGATCGCGCTGATGATCGCGATCTCGCACACGCTGAACAAGCTCGCGACCGATTCGGAAATCATCGTGATGAATGCCGCCGGCTTCTCGCCGTTCCGGCTGTTCCGCCCGTTCTTCTATGCCACCTGCGTGGTGGCGTTGATGGTCGCCTTCATCGGCGCCTATCTCGCCCCCGACGGCATGCGCCGGATCAAGCAATGGGATGCCGAAATCACCGCCGACATCCTGACCAACATCCTGCAGCCGGGACGCTTCGCCCAGCTTGACCAGAACCTGACGATTCGCATCCGCGAACGCCTGCCCGGCGGCGTGCTCGCGGGCATCTTCGTCGACGACCGCAGAGATCCCAAGGAGCGCGTCACCATCATTGCCGATCACGGCACGGTGCTGAAAAACGAGAGCGGTTCCTATCTGGTGCTCGAAGACGGCAATCTCGAACGTTTCGAGGCGGGAAAACGCGACCCGGCGCTGGTGGCCTTCGGCCGCTATGCGTTCGACATGTCGAAATTCTCGAATCAAGGCCGCGACGTCACGCTCGGAATTCGCGAACGCTATCTCTGGGAGCTTTTTTCTCCCCCGGCCGACGATCCGATTTTCGAGAAATTGTCCGGGCAGTTCAGCGCCGAACTGCATGACCGGCTGCTGTCGCCGGTCTATCCCTTTGCATTCGCGGTGCTGACCTTCGCGTTCCTGGGCACGCCGCGCACCACGCGCCAGAGTCGCAATTTTTCGATCGGCGGATCGATTTTCGCGGTGTTCGGCCTGCGGATGGCGGGATTCGCCTGTTCGGTCATGACGGTCAAGACGCCTGCCGCCGCCCTCGTCCAGTATTCGATGCTGATCGCCGCCATTGCCGCCGGGCTGTGGATGATTCTCGGCGGCATCGTAGTTGAACCGCCGGCCGCGCTGATCGAGGCCATCAACAGATCGAACGCGCGCATCGCGCGGTTGTTCGGACGGCCGGTCGCCGCATGAGCATGATGACCAATACGCTCGGGCGCTACTTCGCCGGCCGCTTCCTGATCGCGGCGGTGGGCGTTTTTGCGAGCATTTTCGTGCTGCTGGTGCTGGTCGATTACATCGAAATGGTCCGCAAGACCTCAGGGCTCGCGTCGGCGTCCGCGATCACGGTGGCGGAGACGTCGCTGTTTCGTGTGCCGCAACTGCTCGAAAAGCTGATGCCGTTCTGCGTCCTGATCGGCGCCATGACCTGCTACCTCGCGCTGTCGCGGCGGCTGGAACTGGTGGTGGCGCGCGCGGCCGGCGTTTCCGCCTGGCAGTTCATCGCACCGGCGCTCGGCAGCTCGATCCTGCTCGGGATCATCGCGACCACCGCCTACAATCCGATGTCGGCGAATCTGCGCGAACTCTCCAAGCGGATGGAGGCCGAGCTGTTCGGCTCGGCGCCGGGCGGCGGTATCCAGGACGCATCGGGATTCTGGCTCAACCAGATCAACAGCGACGGCCAGTCGATCATCAACGCCGCCCGCAGCGAGCAGCAGGGCGTCCGGCTGACCGGGCTGACCGTGTTCCGCTTCGATACCGACCTCCAGTTCAAGGAGCGAATCGAAGCCCGCGAAGCCTCCCTCGAGGAAGGACGCTGGGCCTTCAAATCGGTACGTAGATACTCCCTCGACAAGCCGCCGATCGACCAGGACACCTACTATCTCACGACCACCCTGACCCCGGCCCAGGTCCGAAACAGCTTCTCGACCCCGGAGACCGTGTCTTTTTGGCAACTACCGACTTACATCCGATCATCCGAGAGCTCGGGCTTCGCGACCGCAGGCTACCGGCTGCAGTACCATAAGCTCATCGCACAGCCGTTTTTGCTGGCTGCAATGGTCATGTTGGCGGCTTCCGTCAGCCTGCGCTTCTTCCGGATGGGCGGCGTGCAAAAGATGGTTTTGAGTGGCGTGGGTGCGGGCTTTCTGCTCTACGTTCTGTCGAAAGTTACTGAGGATTTGAGCAAGGCTGAGTTGATGCATCCCATCGCTGCCGCGTGGCTACCCGTCTGTGTGGGTGGCCTCAC
The Bradyrhizobium sp. KBS0727 genome window above contains:
- the lptF gene encoding LPS export ABC transporter permease LptF, which encodes MGSIDKYIFRTTLASFALVLVSLTGVIWITQALRGIDLMTSQGQTIITFLGITSLVIPALVLIIAPIALMIAISHTLNKLATDSEIIVMNAAGFSPFRLFRPFFYATCVVALMVAFIGAYLAPDGMRRIKQWDAEITADILTNILQPGRFAQLDQNLTIRIRERLPGGVLAGIFVDDRRDPKERVTIIADHGTVLKNESGSYLVLEDGNLERFEAGKRDPALVAFGRYAFDMSKFSNQGRDVTLGIRERYLWELFSPPADDPIFEKLSGQFSAELHDRLLSPVYPFAFAVLTFAFLGTPRTTRQSRNFSIGGSIFAVFGLRMAGFACSVMTVKTPAAALVQYSMLIAAIAAGLWMILGGIVVEPPAALIEAINRSNARIARLFGRPVAA
- the lptG gene encoding LPS export ABC transporter permease LptG is translated as MSMMTNTLGRYFAGRFLIAAVGVFASIFVLLVLVDYIEMVRKTSGLASASAITVAETSLFRVPQLLEKLMPFCVLIGAMTCYLALSRRLELVVARAAGVSAWQFIAPALGSSILLGIIATTAYNPMSANLRELSKRMEAELFGSAPGGGIQDASGFWLNQINSDGQSIINAARSEQQGVRLTGLTVFRFDTDLQFKERIEAREASLEEGRWAFKSVRRYSLDKPPIDQDTYYLTTTLTPAQVRNSFSTPETVSFWQLPTYIRSSESSGFATAGYRLQYHKLIAQPFLLAAMVMLAASVSLRFFRMGGVQKMVLSGVGAGFLLYVLSKVTEDLSKAELMHPIAAAWLPVCVGGLTGFLALLYQEDG
- the abc-f gene encoding ribosomal protection-like ABC-F family protein, which produces MLSITDISIRIAGRLLIDDSSVQIVPGARVGFVGRNGVGKSTLFHAIRGDLPLESGSITLPPRWRIGSLAQEAPDGPESLVNVVLKADLERDALLQEAETAHDPHRIAEIQTRLVDIDAHSAPARAAAILSGLGFSTADQARPCSEFSGGWRMRVALAATLFSAPDLLLLDEPTNYLDLEGTLWLEDHLANYPRTVIVISHDRDLLDTSVDQILHLDRGKLTLYKGTYSSFEEQRATREMLDAKHAKRQADERKRLQAFVDRFKAKASKARQAQSRVKMLERMKPVTALVTQDVREISFPAPEKMLSPPIIAVDEVSVGYDPKKPVLNRVTLRIDTDDRIALLGSNGNGKSTLVKLLANKLPPFSGRVTRAEKLSVGYFAQHQVDELNLDGSPYDHVRKLMPDTPESKVRARVGAIGFSGKAGDTLVRSLSGGEKARLLLGLATFAAPNMIILDEPTNHLDIDSRAALAEAINDYPGAVIMVSHDRYLIEACADQLWVVADQKVTTYDGDLDDYRRMVLSARGMRTNSRDRGNERDNAKETTKPERGKSEKRTPLKQKIAEAEAEIERINGIIAKIDAALALPDLFSRDPKQAAQLSKARAGAASALQRAEEAWLEASSQYDQAAG
- a CDS encoding leucyl aminopeptidase, producing MSDAVKVGFVPFSAASRGVLVVFCDDALKFGPATRKALGSAANTVKRAAAANQFKGKSASTLDIPAPEGIKADRLIVVGTGKPADIKAKDFLKFGGVTVGKLNAASEAVTVIAELPDGAMDADAAAAIASGIRLRAYKFDRYKTKKKDENGVLRADISIAVGDVAGARKAFAPASHVVDGVIIARELVNEPPNVLYPIEFARRASQLKKLGVDIEVLDVKAMTKLGMGALLGVAQGSTQPGRMVIMRWNGGKKGDQPVAFVGKGVCFDTGGISIKGAAGMEDMKGDMGGAACVVGLMHALAARKAKVNAVGAIGLVENMPDGNAQRPGDIVTSMSGQTIEIINTDAEGRLVLADVLWYVAKKFKPKFMIDLATLTGAILVALGTQHAGLFSNNDELAERLTKIGLDTDERVWRMPLGPDYDKMIDSQFADVKNAGVRNGGSITAAQFLQRFVDNTPWAHLDIAGTAMGAPKTEINHSWGSGYGVRLLDRLVSEYYEAKK
- a CDS encoding DNA polymerase III subunit chi, with the translated sequence MTEVLFYHLQNMSLESVLPPLLEKSLERGWRVVVQSTSQERTEALDAHLWTYSDDSFLPHATWRAGDAQDHPVILSIEEGNPNRANVRFLIDNAALPADADSYERVVLVFNGDDTEALSAARGAWTDCKARGFEVTYWQTDDRGRWQRRQ